In Setaria italica strain Yugu1 chromosome IX, Setaria_italica_v2.0, whole genome shotgun sequence, the genomic stretch CAAGAAATGTCTTATTGCAACTCCAGGCTCCACCAGGCTTACAAGCAATATATAATTTCCTCAACTGCTATTACGGCCAGTAGTTACAATCATCCTAAATAAGTTGAAAGATTCGCTCTCCAGTACCATCTACAATGGAAAATTCGGTAAAGAGAAGGCAACAAGCCCTAAGCCTCTACCCAGCCCCAGCGTACTTCCACCAAGAAGTCCATCAGAACGAACGATCATGAAATGGATAGAATTCTGAAACAACATAACGCATCAATGTGTCAAGATAACGAATGGCATCTCCAGACAACATTGAGTTGCTCCAAGTCATAGATTTGAGAACTGGATGACCAATCCCAGATTACATACTACATCTTATCAAGAAACAAAATATCAACCCAGATCTGCGCAAGGGAGTGGATAGCTCTTCACAGATTTAGTGAAATTAGGGAGCGCGTAGGCTGGAAGAAATCAAACGGTGTCAAGGTTGGGGATACCTGGTTTAGGTCGCTAAGATGGATGCAGCCGGTGGAGCGGTCGAGGTCGCCGCCGAGGGTGGCCCCCGCGCGCTGAAGCTCCGCCCACTCGTCGGCCGTGCTGATCCGGTACACGAACGCCGGCGGTGCCGGGCCTGCTTGATTTGCCATTGCGGCTGGCGGCTGCTCACCAGGAATGCGCAGGAGTCAGGATCTATCctcttgtttttgtttttttttttttttggagacgGGCCAGACCAATctcaaccgtgctgtttgtctCGTTATTATCTACCCCGTCCATTTTTTTGGGGTACTTCTGCATAGGCAACACTTTGATCTGATAAATACTTGAATTTAAATTGGATTATGTAAATTCGCAATCTCTCTCTATTTTGATAGTGCAAAATGGATAAATTAAACCATTAGCGGAGCTGGCCAGGAATTTTAGGTGGGGCAGATTTACGCCACAAACATAAATGATCCTAAAACGCCTAATTTGTTAAGCGGCACAAGGTAGCTAGTAGGCGTCAAGCAAGCAGAAGCATTGAATCCATAATTCCAATATCTAGTGACTACTATATACTCCAATATCTAGTATGTTGCAGTATAAGTATGTAATTACAAGCTACCAGCATTAGCCTACGGCAGATCAGGACAGTAGGAAAAACGTTTAAACATGGTAGAGGCTAGAACGACTCGCAAAAGTTAACTAGAAGTCTAGAATCAATGACTTACTACAGATCTAATAAAAGGAGGAGGGTACGGTGTGACTTGTGAGATACCTGGAGGTTGCTTAGGCTCCTTTTGGTTGGGCTTTTGGGGGGGTGCTTTTGCTTCCAAAAACCCAAAGCCAACCAAAAAGTACATAGAGGCAGTCTGGCTTTATCCAAAAGCAGCTTTCTTCGTAGTAGGTATGTGAAAGCCAGTTCGGACCTGCTTTCATCGGCTGTGTGAGAAGAAACTTCAGTTTATTTACCTGCCTACTCACTCCTAAGTAAAGGATATCGGTTCAATTCACACGCCCCGACGAAAAAGAAGCTCGCAAGGTCGCTCCGCCACCGCTCGCGAGGTCGATCCGCCACCATCGTGGTCTCCGCTCgcgagctcctccgccgccgcacagGCTCCTCCACCACGAGCTACCTCCACCACCGTCGTGGTCTCCTCTGCCGCCGTGGGCGCGGGCGTGAGCGACCTTCACCGCCGCGAGCTCCTTCTGCTGCTGCACGTGCTCCTCCAGCGcgagcctcctcctccaccgccgtgggcgcgggcgcgggcgaccTCCACCGCCGCGAGCTCCTCCAGCGCaagcctcctccgccgccgccggcacgagCGACCTATGCCGCCGCGAGCCCTGCGTGGATCTGTCCCGACGAGGAGGCGTCGCGCCCAGGCCAGTgaggctcccgccgccgccgctccttggCCAATGAGAGGAATAAGAAGGGGCTAACGAGCGGGGTCAGCTCGTCAGCGAGAGAGGGTGAGAGTTGAGTGAGGAGGGTTGTGGATGACACATGGGATCCGCTTAGCAATTTTCTCAAAAGCCACAGCTGACTAACTAAATAGCTTTTGGCTTTCTTACAGCCTATACTTCAGAACAACTTTCTAAAACCCACAGCCTATAGCTACTTTTTTaaaagccacagctcaactaaACACACCCTTAGTCTGGTTGCTCTACTGTTTTTTATGGCCTGGATGAACGAGGATACCGCAGCGCAGGGTAGCCGCAACAGGCCTAGGCAGCGCCGCGGTGGTAGACGGCAGCCAGTTCGGGCGAGCAACAAGCCAACAATGAAGGAACCCAAAGGCCTCACGTCGAGACGGCGCAACGAGTAGCTGAGCAGGCGTTCTGCTACAAGTTCAGCGCCCTCCGAAACTATGCATGACGCTGGCCCAGTAGGCCCTATCCAATTAGGTCGTCGACTACTCCCAACCCCCGGCCCAATACGGGATTTCCTTCCTCCTCGAAGCCGTCCCGACGAAGATCTGCACCTCCAATCGACACTCTGGCCGCTGGGATACCGTGGGAGGCAGGGAGGGAGTGTTTGCTCTGACCTCCGGCTGTAGCAGGGCAGCTGCCTCACCCTGCTGTACGAGGAGCTCTACCTATGAATTAAACTGGATGCCTCTCGCCACCCAGGTTGGCACGACAAAACCATATTATCACGTCATATATATTGGTGTGACTAGATAAAATATTTATCTTGAAGTGATAAATATTTGCATCTCATAATCCTTTCGGTCGCACCGGTTCGCATGGCGCCACATGCATCGGCATGAGAAGCTTGCCATGCTTGCAACTCCAACGATAGAAGCTTTGACGGATTTTTCCCCTCAATCTACtggaagataaaaaaaaatgacagatTTCTGGTACAATATCACTTCAAGACAAATAGTGTAATAAAAAGATTTTGTTCTAAAATGCTACCGTACCAGAAATCTATCCCTTTTTATCTATCTTAAAGCGATATTGTACCAGAAATatatccttttttatttttccaatgGATTGAGGGGAAGCCACATCAAAGCTCCTATCGTTGCAGTTGCAACAGTCATAAGGTGGGAGAGANNNNNNNNNNNNNNNNNNNNNNNNNNNNNNNNNNNNNNNNNNNNNNNNNNNNNNNNNNNNNNNNNNNNNNNNNNNNNNNNNNNNNNNNNNNNNNNNNNNNGTGTCCACGATGAAAACATGTATGTTATCACATTCCATCAAAGGTACAGTTGACATCAATCCAAATGTTCACAATCATAGAACCTAAGACACTCCTAAACAAATATGTATAATTAAACGGAAGCCTTTTAAAGCCGTGAAACACCAGCATATAGGCAACGCAAAACAAAGACACCCCATTAGCTAATTAACGAAGGCACATTTCTTCCTGATCTCCCCCTGGCTGCCGGTGAGCACGCCCACCCTGCCCATGTTCACCATGGACACCCCAAAGTCCCTCAAGAACGTCGTCTCCGGCGAGTCCCTGTACCGGTACACGAGCCCCTTGGTGACGTCGTTCCGCAGCAGGGCCTCGTCGGAGTGGAAGAGGCCCCTCCGCTTGGTCACGAGGCCGTAGTACGCCGTGTCGAACGTCTCCGAGCTCCCCGGCACCATCTCCAGCTCCGTCGTCTTGTCCTTGGGCCTCCAGCACCGCCGCCTGAGCCTGTCGGCGTACGCCCTGTCCAGGGTCGGGTCGCTGTCCCGGTTCTCGGTGAAGTTGCGCAGCCGCTTGGCGATCGACGGGCAGTGCGACTTGCCGATCGCGTGGGCACCTGAATGGCAGCATATGCATGTAGTGTGTTAGTGCTGAAATATTCGATCACAAGGAAATGTCTGAAGTAGGAAAGTGAAATTGCGATAACTGGGTTCCTTTCGCGGGCATATCctatttgaaaattttgatgttccttaactttgtgattttttGTAATCTCCTTGTGATTGTTTCTTGAATTGTGCAAATTGCTAGCCCTTTTGAATAAGGTCGTAGTCCTACGTACCACGTGCCACGACCCAATATCAATTCTCAAATACAAGGAGCGAGTCACATCATCATAAACTTGGACACTTGGTCCACTGGACCACTAGGGGTCAAACTGAATTGAAACCTGCTTCATTGGCTTTCTATCACTTCAAAACTTATTATGAGTAGTAATATATTGTGAGATCATCACTGACTCTTGAATGGTGTGCCCTTCACTTTTGACAAAAATCCTAAAATTACTACATTCAGaggaaataaaaacaaaatctAGTTACCATAGCAAATATAGACAAACTGAACATCATCAAGGCAAGGATGGGGCTTTACACGCTTCTATCTCAGCCAGAGACTTTAGAAAGGCCAATAGTAGTTAAGGGCAACATCAGGTTAAGCATAAATTAAGACAATATAACGGCTGTCTCGAGAACGAAGGATGAATAGTAAGCACTGTTActacatggaaaaaaaatcgcCTTTTTTGCCTTGATACAAAATTTTGGTCACTAATAtttgtaaaaaaataataataactTAGATCAATCTCTGTTGATTTGAAGTTTATCTAGTCAAGCTGATTTTTTTGTTAAACGTAAGGAATGTTTCCTTCACATTCAGTAAAGCAATAGTGCAACTCATGTGCATGTCCTTATACAAATCCAGTAGCAAAAAAGAATTACCTTCACTTAACAAAAACAGACAGCTTCAAAGTACCATTTCTTGGCAAGGCATAGATTAATACCTGAGAGAACAGTCAGATCCTTGAGGCTGAGGTTCTTGGATGCAAACCTCTTGATAAGCTTCCGGATTCCATCGAATGAGTCGGGCAAGTTCTTGACGGCCTCCTTGGCGCTGGAGACGCTGCCGTCCCGCCTGCCGGTCTCCACCTCGTACAGGTTGCCGTCCTTGCTCCACTCCCCCTTGGCCACCACCTTCGTAGCCTGCTCCATTGAACGTAACAGCAATCAGACTCGATACGGCCATTGCTAATTTTCAGAGCAAGGAATGAATCAGGCAGCCATGGATGGAAACTGAAGAGGTAAGCTGTTGTAGGCAATCACCAGCGAGACGGCGTCCctggcggcgatggcgaggatgtcggcgcaggagacggtgCCGGGGCACCTcttctccagcgcctccttgATGTCGTCGATGACGTCGAAGGCGTCCAGCGTGTGGTTGGGCTTGGCGTCCTTCTCCGCCGTGTTCCCCTTGGTGGAGTTGATGAGCACCGACCCCTCGCAGCCCTGCATCCAGTGGGGAGAAGAAATTAGCATCTGGCTTCAGAGAGTGGGTTTGAACTTCAAAGTCCAAACATGAAACATCGTCCATGGCGAATGTATGTTCTGTGAGGTCGAAACAGATTAAAAGAACATCGAAAAGACAATTTTTGGGACATTCGCGTGGGGAGTCTTTTCGTTCTCTTTTGCGGATAAAGTTTCAGTCTCACTTTGTGAGCTACTGACTGATGAATCTATGATGAACCGGCATGGGATGCCATTGCATCCCAAAAAGAGACGAATCAAAGAAAGGGACAGGCATTTTTGAAAGAATCTACAGTGCTAGCTAGTAAGTACTTCGTATCCAGCatcctctcttcctttcttcaCCAACTAACAAGCAAAGACATGGTCAGGAACTCAGGATACAAGACAAGGAGGCCATTCGGCGTACcctgacgaagcagtcgtggaagtggAGCCTCAGCAGCGGCGCGTTCGCCGTCGGGTCCTTGTGGACGGCCTTGGCGACAATCTCCCGGACGATCGCCTCGGCGTCCGGGCACGAATCCTTGTAGAACCCAACCCTGAGCTTGCCGTCGCCATAGCCGCCGTAGCCATGGACCGAAGCAACCAGAGCCAGGAGCAGAGGAAGCACGAGCactggaggaagaggaagcactCGCACTGCCATGGTAGTGCAGTAGCAGAAGTGCAGCCTGTCCCCAACACTtggtgaaaagaaaaaacaataaGCTATCGGTTGCTTAGCTTTGGCTGACTCGAGCCTCGCGCTGCGCACATGAGCAGGCGGCGGTGCGtgatcggccggccggccggtgtcCGTGGGATATATAGAAAGCGCGGGGTGGGGACTGGACTGGGGAGTGTGGATGCCATCGGTCGGCGAGATCTCGGGCAGCGCTGCGAGCGTCGTTTTTCCCGGCTGTCATGGGCATGATGCCATGTGATTGGCCATGGATTTCCGGGTTCTTAGGGGTGTGCTGTGTGCTCAATGCACAGGCCATGTAAAGATGCCATCAGGTAACTTAACTTGCTCAGGTTGGTTTGGTTCGATCTAGGGTTATTTGGATCTttagaacctcctaaaatttatgtcacatcgaatattcggaggctaattacgaggattaaatatgagctaattataaaactaattacacagatggaagctaattcacgagacgaatctattaagcctaattaatccatcattagcatatgtttactgtagcatcactttgtcaaatcatgaactaattaagcttaataaattcatttcgcaaattagtctccatatgtgcaattggttttgtaattagtctatatttaatactcctaattagtatctaaacattcgatgtgatagaaattttaggagggactaaagaaacaaacacccccttactcgatcatgtttagttcacctccaaattccaactttgacactatgcaaaaagaagattccccatcacatcaaacttgcggtacatgcatggagtactgaatgtagacgaaatcaaaaactaattgcacagttttgttgtactttgcgagacgaatcttttgagcctaatcagtcaatatttggataataat encodes the following:
- the LOC101776191 gene encoding peroxidase 56, with product MAVRVLPLPPVLVLPLLLALVASVHGYGGYGDGKLRVGFYKDSCPDAEAIVREIVAKAVHKDPTANAPLLRLHFHDCFVRGCEGSVLINSTKGNTAEKDAKPNHTLDAFDVIDDIKEALEKRCPGTVSCADILAIAARDAVSLATKVVAKGEWSKDGNLYEVETGRRDGSVSSAKEAVKNLPDSFDGIRKLIKRFASKNLSLKDLTVLSGAHAIGKSHCPSIAKRLRNFTENRDSDPTLDRAYADRLRRRCWRPKDKTTELEMVPGSSETFDTAYYGLVTKRRGLFHSDEALLRNDVTKGLVYRYRDSPETTFLRDFGVSMVNMGRVGVLTGSQGEIRKKCAFVN